TCGAGGCTATCCCGCATCCGTGCCCTCATCTGCTCGAGATTCCACCCATTCTTGGCGACGCCGATGAGCGGTACGTCGAGGTGACTGCGTTTCATCATCGCCTGCAGCGACGGAAAGATTTTCTTGTAGGCGAGATCGCCCGTCGCCCCGAAAAAGACGAGCGCGTCGGAGTGGAGCGCGTTCACTGACTTCTCCTCACTTGGGGGGTTTTTCGTGGTGACCGCCGAATTGAAATCTCATGGCGGACAAGAGCTTGTCCTGATAGTCCGCTTCTCCCCGCGAGCTGAATCGCTGATACAGTGCGGTCGACAGTACCGGCACCGGCACGGCCTCATCGATGGCGGCCTTGATCGTCCATCGCCCTTCGCCCGAGTCCGACACCCGGCCAGAGAATTTCGAGAGGGCAGGATCCTCAATCAACGAGGCGGCCGTCAGATCCAAGAGCCATGAGGCGATCACACTGCCGCGCCGCCAGACTTCGGCGATGTCCGGAAGGTTGAAATCGTATTGGTAGTGTTCGGGATTGCGCAACGGCGTCGTTTCTGCGTCGACGTCGTGTTTTTGCTTACCGACATTGGCATCCCGGAGTATGCCCATCCCCTCAGCATAGGCGGCCATAAGGCCATACTCGATCCCGTTGTGCACCATCTTCACGAAGTGGCCTGCGCCGCTGGGACCGCAATGCAAGTAGCCCTTCTCCGCAGTACCGCCGATCTTCTCCCGTCCCGGAGTGCGCGGGATAGCGCCAGGACCGGGAGCCAGCGTCGCAAAGATGGGGTCAAGGTGTTTGACGACATCTTGCTCGCCGCCGATCATCATGCAGTAACCCCGTTCGAGTCCCCAGACGCCGCCGCTGGTCCCGACATCGACATAGTGAACGCTCTTGGGGGCCAGATGCTTCGCGCGGTGAATATCATCGATGTAGTACGAATTGCCTCCGTCGATGAGGATGTCTCCCCCTTCGAGGTGTGGCAACAAATCGGCGATGGTCCTATCCGTCACGGCCGCGGGAACCATCAACCAGACCGCCCGCGGCTTCGAGAGTTTTTTGACAAAATCCGCGAGCGACGAGGAGCCCACGGCTTTTTCCTGGACCAGTTCCGTTACCGCCTTCGGCGACATATCGAAGACCACGCACTGATGACCGCCCTTCAGCAGCCGCCTCACCATGTTCGCTCCCATCCGGCCAAGCCCGATCATTCCGAGTTGCATCTGAAACCCCTTTCTTCAACATGAATTGTCAGCATGCTTCTTGTCAGTTTCGTCTGGTCTATGACGCAGTACGCCTCACGCATCATGTCTTGTCACGGTACCGGCGGATTAAGTTGTTCGTCGAACTGTCATGGTTGAGTGACGGTTCTGCCTGGGTCTCGAGTTCTGGGATAATACGCTGGGCCAGCACTTTTCCCAGTTCGACGCCCCATTGATCGAAGGGATCAATGTTCCAGATCGCGCCCTGAGTAAACACAGAATGCTCGTAGAGCGCGAGCAGTTTGCCGAGCGTATCGGGTGTAAGCCGCTCGGCAACAATCGTATTGGACGGCCGGTTCCCCTCAAAGACGCGGTGAGGGACAAGCCAATCCGGTGTGCCCTCTTTTTTGACCTGCTCGGCCGTCTTGCCGAAGGCAAGCGCCTCGGTTTGGGCGAAAACATTTGCCATGAGCAGGTCATGGTGCCGCCCTAAGGGATTGAGCGAGTATTCAAATGCAATAAAATCCGATGGGATAAGACGTGTTCCCTGATGAATCAGTTGATAAAAAGAGTGTTGGCCGTTCGTGCCCGGCTCCCCCCAGTAAATGGCGCTGGTGTCGTAGGACACTTCCATTCCATCGAGCGTTACATGTTTCCCGTTGCTCTCCATCGTCAGTTGCTGGAGGTACGCCGGAAATCTCTTCAAGTATTGGTCATACGGGAGGACTGCGATCGTCTGTGCTCCGAAGAAGTTGTTATACCAGAGGGCGAGTAGACCCATGAGCACCGGCAGATTCTGCGAGAATGGCGCGGTGCGAAAGTGCTCATCCATCTGGTGCAGGCCACCCAACATGGCTCGGAAACTCTCGGGACCGACGGCCAACATCGTCGACAGGCCGATGGCCGAACACATGGAATAGCGCCCACCAACCCAATCCCAGAATTCGAACATGTTGGCGGTGTCGATCCCGAACTTTGCGACTTCCGCCGCATTCGTGGAGACCGCGACAAAATGCTTTGCCACAGACTTGGAATCCCCGCCGAGACCTGCGAGCGACCAGGTACGCGCAGTCTGCGCGTTCGTCATCGTCTCCAGTGTCGTGAAGGTCTTCGACGACACGATGAACAGGGTCTCCGCCGGATCGAGGTCTTGGACTGCTTCGGCAAAATCGGTCCCATCGACGTTGGAGACGAAGCGGAACGTCAACGTACGCTCGCTGTAATGTTTGAGCGCCTCATAGGCCATCACCGGTCCGAGATCGGACCCACCGATGCCGATGTTCACGACGTTCCTGATTCGTGTGCCCGTGTGACCTTTCCACGCGCCACTCCGGACACGGTTGGAAAAGTCAGCCATCCTGTCGAGCACCGTATGGACTTTGGGTACGACGTTCTCACCATCGACGAGGATCGATGCACCTCTCGGAGCGCGGAGCGCGGTGTGAAGGACGGCCCGATTCTCCGTGACGTTGATCTTTTCGCCGCGGAACATTGCATCGATCTTCGTTCGCAATCCCGATTCCTCCGCCAGTTGGACGAGAAGCCGGAGTGTTTCGTTGGTGACCCGATTTTTCGAATAGTCCAGAAAAATCCCCACGGCCTCGGCTGTCATACGAGTCCCGCGCTGAGGGTCGTCGCCAAAAAGGGTTCGGAGATGCGTCTCCCTGATCTTTTTCTGGTGGGCTTCGAGGGCCTTCCATGCAGGACGTGTGGTCAGAGATGCAACGGTTGAAGTCATATCGATAGTACTCCTCGTGCATTCATGTTTGTCCGAAGCCACCCCTCTAGTCAACACCCGGAATGGGAGGGCAGTTTTTACCGAACTAGGTATTGCCTATCGTCCCAAAGTCGGATGGGCAGGCCGCAACAACGACAAGACCTAGGCTGTCTGTTTTCGCCGGATCAGCACGAGCGCGATGACCCATACGATAATGATTGCCCCAACGCGTTCCGCGATCGGTTCGGGTTGAGTTCCCGGAGAGAGAAGATACCCTATAAGAATGAGGAAGGTACAGGCTGCCGCAAGAACTACGACGTAAAAGTGAGCGGGATGTTTGTAGAGGAAGAAGAACGCGCCGCCATATAACAGCCAGACCGGCACGCCCAATGGCGTGATGACGTCAAGAGCGAAGACCGTTACCAGATAGAGTCCACTTAGAGCTATCCCGATCGCAGGTGTTTGAGGCAGAAGCATCACGAAGATCCTTCACCTCTCGCTATGTTTCTCATCCGATCTGAGACCACCGTGGCAGCCTCGGCGATGGATAGCTCCCCTTATTGACTATTTCGCACGCTTCGCCTGCTGCATGGCGGCTTCCACAACACGCTCCTTTGTGAATCCGAATTCTTTTTGCAGGACTTTCAATGGAGCTGACGCTCCGAATGTCGTCATTCCGATGATGGTACCGGTGGTGCCGACATAGTGGGCCCATCCGAATGTCGAGGCCTGTTCAACCGCCACACGAGCCGTGACGGCCTGCGGCAGCACCCGATCGCGATAGGCTTGGTCCTGTCGTTCGAAGAGTTCCCACGAAGGCATGCTCACAACCCGGGCCTTGATTCCACTGGACTTTAGTTGCTCGTACGCCGCGACGCAGAGTGCAACCTCGCTACCGGTTCCGATGAGGATGACGTCCGGCATTCCGTCCTGGCTATCAGCCAAGATGTAAGCTCCCTGAGCCAGGCCGGAAGGGGACGCATACTTCGTGCGATCCAAGGTCGGCACGTCCTGCCTGGTTAGGATCAGCGAGGCCGGCTCATGATGCATATTCATGATCACGCGCCAGGCCTCCACCACCTCGTTGGCATCGGCAGGCCGCAGCACGATCATTCCTGGCATCGCGCGCAGAGCAGCGAGGTGCTCAACCGGCTGATGGGTTGGCCCGTCTTCCCCCACGGCGATCGAATCGTGCGTGAAGATATGGATGACGGGTAGCTCCATGATTGCGCTGAGCCGGATCGCGCCTCTGGCATAGTTGCTGAAAATCAGGAATCCCGAGCCGTAGGGGCGGACTTTTATCAGGGCCATCCCGTTCAGGATCGCGGCCATCGCATGTTCGCGGACCCCAAAGTGAAGATTGCGGCCGCTGGGATTCTCGGCGGAATAGTCGCCCGCTTCCTCAAAGGTCAACCGTGTTTTCGTTGACGGGCCGAGATCTGCCGACCCGCCCATTAACCAAGGCACGCGCTTTGCCACTTCGTTCAACACCTTTCCAGAAGAAACACG
The nucleotide sequence above comes from Nitrospiraceae bacterium. Encoded proteins:
- the gnd gene encoding decarboxylating 6-phosphogluconate dehydrogenase produces the protein MQLGMIGLGRMGANMVRRLLKGGHQCVVFDMSPKAVTELVQEKAVGSSSLADFVKKLSKPRAVWLMVPAAVTDRTIADLLPHLEGGDILIDGGNSYYIDDIHRAKHLAPKSVHYVDVGTSGGVWGLERGYCMMIGGEQDVVKHLDPIFATLAPGPGAIPRTPGREKIGGTAEKGYLHCGPSGAGHFVKMVHNGIEYGLMAAYAEGMGILRDANVGKQKHDVDAETTPLRNPEHYQYDFNLPDIAEVWRRGSVIASWLLDLTAASLIEDPALSKFSGRVSDSGEGRWTIKAAIDEAVPVPVLSTALYQRFSSRGEADYQDKLLSAMRFQFGGHHEKPPK
- the pgi gene encoding glucose-6-phosphate isomerase, which codes for MTSTVASLTTRPAWKALEAHQKKIRETHLRTLFGDDPQRGTRMTAEAVGIFLDYSKNRVTNETLRLLVQLAEESGLRTKIDAMFRGEKINVTENRAVLHTALRAPRGASILVDGENVVPKVHTVLDRMADFSNRVRSGAWKGHTGTRIRNVVNIGIGGSDLGPVMAYEALKHYSERTLTFRFVSNVDGTDFAEAVQDLDPAETLFIVSSKTFTTLETMTNAQTARTWSLAGLGGDSKSVAKHFVAVSTNAAEVAKFGIDTANMFEFWDWVGGRYSMCSAIGLSTMLAVGPESFRAMLGGLHQMDEHFRTAPFSQNLPVLMGLLALWYNNFFGAQTIAVLPYDQYLKRFPAYLQQLTMESNGKHVTLDGMEVSYDTSAIYWGEPGTNGQHSFYQLIHQGTRLIPSDFIAFEYSLNPLGRHHDLLMANVFAQTEALAFGKTAEQVKKEGTPDWLVPHRVFEGNRPSNTIVAERLTPDTLGKLLALYEHSVFTQGAIWNIDPFDQWGVELGKVLAQRIIPELETQAEPSLNHDSSTNNLIRRYRDKT